In Candidatus Omnitrophota bacterium, the following proteins share a genomic window:
- a CDS encoding lysophospholipase, which produces MNMLKTAVILLVTVSLLMAGGDVFAQNMLENLPLVGDLTQGIGLDINKEPPDVDIKIYNIKTKDNWTLSINRYVVKDPSIKKRAAVILCHGFNINNKFWDLDKSCSLATYLARAGYDVWVPSLRGSGLSSKPLIADVRNLLKLDLINIPQTLMKAPSDLTKFDWSIDDHIHKDAPAIINLAKKESHFNKVYWIGQSMGGIIMYGYLEAENQNDIAGFIPVSSMMFIDHPLTPGLKMIADQKPLLTASLLINTSVASQLRNVTLGAVKNPIEELLLKRENMDNKVVFRFFREAIDDTSPGVVTQFSDSIKAGKMLSKDGKFDYTGALGRIKVPTLMLAGSGDGFVSESALKEAFDRISSKDKTMIVFSQANGYSADYGHCDLILGKNSEKEVYPVILNWLDARTRAAVK; this is translated from the coding sequence ATGAATATGTTGAAAACGGCGGTAATACTCCTAGTAACGGTATCTCTTCTTATGGCCGGAGGCGATGTCTTTGCCCAAAATATGCTGGAGAACCTGCCTTTAGTCGGAGACCTGACCCAGGGCATAGGTTTGGATATAAATAAAGAGCCGCCGGATGTGGATATAAAGATCTACAATATTAAAACCAAAGATAACTGGACGTTATCCATAAATAGGTATGTCGTCAAGGACCCGTCCATAAAGAAGAGGGCAGCCGTAATACTATGCCACGGTTTTAATATAAACAATAAATTCTGGGACCTTGACAAGTCGTGTTCGCTTGCGACATATCTGGCGCGCGCCGGTTATGATGTGTGGGTGCCGTCTTTAAGAGGCTCGGGCCTCAGTTCAAAACCACTTATTGCGGATGTGCGGAATCTGTTAAAACTCGATTTAATAAATATACCGCAGACTTTGATGAAAGCGCCTTCTGACCTTACAAAATTTGACTGGAGCATAGATGATCACATACACAAAGATGCCCCGGCAATAATAAATTTAGCGAAGAAAGAGTCGCACTTTAACAAAGTCTACTGGATAGGCCAGAGTATGGGCGGGATCATAATGTATGGTTATCTGGAGGCCGAAAACCAGAATGACATAGCCGGCTTTATTCCTGTTAGTTCGATGATGTTTATAGATCATCCGCTGACGCCGGGGTTAAAGATGATCGCCGACCAAAAGCCTTTATTGACGGCATCTCTATTGATAAACACGTCGGTTGCCTCGCAATTAAGAAATGTTACGCTGGGTGCCGTAAAGAACCCCATAGAAGAGCTTCTTCTAAAGCGGGAAAACATGGACAATAAGGTCGTCTTCCGTTTTTTTAGGGAGGCGATAGACGATACTTCTCCGGGAGTGGTGACGCAATTCTCGGATTCAATAAAAGCGGGTAAGATGTTATCCAAAGATGGAAAATTCGATTATACAGGTGCGCTCGGCCGCATTAAGGTGCCCACGCTTATGCTGGCAGGAAGCGGCGACGGATTTGTCTCAGAAAGCGCGCTCAAGGAGGCCTTTGACAGGATCTCATCCAAAGACAAGACCATGATAGTCTTTTCTCAGGCAAACGGATATTCTGCGGATTACGGCCACTGCGACTTGATTTTAGGCAAGAATTCCGAAAAAGAGGTCTATCCTGTGATATTAAATTGGCTTGACGCACGTACCCGAGCGGCCGTAAAGTAA